In Aspergillus luchuensis IFO 4308 DNA, chromosome 1, nearly complete sequence, the following are encoded in one genomic region:
- a CDS encoding cupin domain-containing protein (COG:S;~EggNog:ENOG410PP69;~InterPro:IPR014710,IPR011051,IPR013096;~PFAM:PF07883), whose amino-acid sequence MTVTKNIRPLSRYITTHDPTTNKAIFSTTLSETMPVQQIQDSANAQFSLAYTTDSFPANLADEADIPAYASYLTNPPGITISTGSVCRIVDMPPHALSPMHRTVSVDYGVVLEGEVELVLDSGETRLLKRGDVAVQRGTNHAWRNVTPDGENGEGSWARMLYVLLPAKGLGEGLKEDLGGIQVRDST is encoded by the coding sequence ATGACCGTCACCAAAAACATCCGCCCCCTCTCCCGCTACATAACCACCCAcgaccccaccaccaacaaagccatcttctccaccaccctctcAGAAACCATGCCGGTGCAACAAATCCAAGATTCCGCCAACGCGCAATTCTCCCTGGCCTACACCACCGACTCCTTCCCCGCAAATCTCGCCGACGAGGCCGACATCCCCGCCTACGCCTCCTACCTGACCAACCCCCCGGGAATCACCATCTCCACGGGCTCGGTGTGTCGCATTGTGGATATGCCGCCGCATGCACTGAGTCCGATGCATCGCACGGTGTCGGTGGATTATGGGGTTgtgttggagggggaggttgaGTTGGTGCTGGATTCGGGGGAGAcgaggttgttgaagaggggGGATGTGGCGGTCCAGAGAGGTACGAATCATGCTTGGAGGAATGTTACCCCTGATGGGGagaatggggaggggagctGGGCCAGGATGTTGTATGTGCTGTTGCCGGCGaaggggttgggggaggggttgaaggAGGATTTGGGCGGGATTCAGGTTAGGGATAGTACTTag
- a CDS encoding CocE/NonD family hydrolase (COG:S;~EggNog:ENOG410PHT6;~InterPro:IPR008979,IPR029058,IPR005674,IPR013736, IPR000383;~PFAM:PF02129,PF08530;~go_function: GO:0008239 - dipeptidyl-peptidase activity [Evidence IEA];~go_function: GO:0016787 - hydrolase activity [Evidence IEA]) has translation MPNPIREDITTRDDTSFPYIFEQNVTIALKDKSGLVRCNVYRPKELEKAPVLVTYGPYGKDIPYSDFHPKSYSEVNPEHHSAHSAWETPDPAFWTKHGYAVVRADERGTGQSRGKLDTMSRETSEAFFDVVEWAAEQPWSTGKVGLLGISYYAGSQWRVSARQPKGLSCIIPWEGMSDYYRDRCRHGGILSNAFIKFWWDRQVVSNQYGRPGRAARNWGPDTIEGDLPEEELEANRQDQTIDNVNNRFRDDIYYASKEYTMSDIQVPLLSVANWGGILLHLRGNVEGWTQAGSELKYLRFITGRHDLPFYYSEEVEVQRSFLDAFLKGEDREGWSTGTAPKVDLVLRKGDVGFNNAEAEKQFPRRTENEWPIARTQYTRYYLTSKQELVTTAPQERPVKITYPALGNLENPQLVQFTTPPFESETEITGHIVAHLNVSMSPQPGSPTPQDIDLFVTLRYISPEGKEVFYTGTAGDPVPLCKGWLRVSLRKTDPEHPRHRPWLPHRNYYSTDVLPVIPGEVYPVDVEVWPTNVVVEKGGKIILEVASGDTQGCGIFQHNSPVDRSPERFHGLNHINFGHGDNYVTLPIIPPRGWLEELRRK, from the exons ATGCCGAATCCCATCCGCGAAGACATCACTACCCGGGATGATACATCCTTCCCCTACATCTTCGAGCAAAATGTCACCATTGCTTTGAAGGATAAATCGGGTCTTGTCCGATGCAACGTCTACCGgcccaaggagctggaaaaGGCCCCCGTGCTAGTCACTTACGGCCCCTACGGCAAAGATATTCCATACTCGGACTTCCATCCGAAGTCATACAGCGAAGTCAACCCTGAGCATCACTCTGCCCATTCAGCCTGGGAGACTCCCGACCCTGCCTTCTGGACTAAGCATGGCTATGCTGTTGTTCGGGCGGATGAGCGAGGCACTGGCCAATCTCGCGGAAAGCTGGACACCATGTCCCGTGAAACGAGTGAGGCTTTCTTTGATGTGGTCGAATGGGCAGCCGAACAGCCATGGTCCACTGGCAAAGTAGGACTGCTCGGAATTAGTTACTATGCTGGAAGTCAATGGAGAGTCAGTGCGCGGCAACCCAAGGGGCTGTCGTGTATTATCCCGTGGGAGGGCATGTCCGACTACTACCGTGATCGTTGTCGCCACGGAGGTATCCTTTCGAACGCCTTCATCAAATTCTGGTGGGACCGCCAGGTCGTCTCTAACCAGTACGGTCGGCCTGGTCGTGCTGCCCGTAACTGGGGTCCTGATACCATCGAGGGTGATCTTCccgaggaggaattggaagCGAACCGTCAGGACCAGACGATCGACAATGTCAACAACCGATTCCGCGATGATATTTACTATGCTAGTAAGGAGTACACTATGTCCGACATTCAGGTGCCTCTTCTGTCTGTGGCCAACTGGGGTGGCATTCTGCTGCACTTGCGGGGGAATGTGGAGGGCTGGACCCAAGCAGGCAGCGAGTTGAAGTATCTGCGCTTCATCACCGGTCGCCATGACCTGCCTTTCTACTATTCggaagaagtggaagtcCAGCGCAGCTTCTTAGATGCCTTCCTCAAGGGCGAGGATCGCGAGGGATGGTCCACTGGAACAGCCCCGAAGGTTGATTTGGTTCTCCGCAAAGGAGACGTCGGATTCAACAATGCTGAAGCAGAGAAGCAATTCCCTCGCCGGACTGAAAATGAATGGCCCATCGCCCGCACCCAATACACGCGATACTATCTGACCTCCAAGCAAGAGCTGGTAACCACAGCTCCGCAAGAGCGCCCGGTCAAAATCACTTACCCTGCTCTCGGAAATTTGGAGAACCCGCAGCTGGTGCAGTTCACCACTCCGCCATTTGAGAGCGAGACAGAAATTACCGGACACATTGTCGCGCATCTCAATGTGTCGATGAGCCCCCAGCCAGGCTCTCCCACTCCGCAAGATATCGACCTTTTCGTCACGCTGCGGTACATCTCGCCCGAGGGCAAGGAGGTGTTCTACACCGGCACAGCTGGAGACCCAGTGCCTCTCTGCAAGGGCTGGCTGCGTGTCAGTCTGCGCAAGACGGACCCCGAGCATCCTCGCCACCGTCCCTGGCTCCCTCATCGCAACTACTACTCCACGGACGTGCTCCCGGTCATTCCGGGAGAAGTCTACCCGGTCGATGTGGAGGTGTGGCCGACCAACGTAGTCGTCGAGAAGGGAGGAAAGATTATCCTGGAGGTCGCATCTGGCGATACACAAGGATGTGGAATATTCCAGCACAATTCTCCTGTAGACCG ATCCCCGGAGCGATTCCACGGGCTCAACCATATCAACTTCGGCCACGGAGATAACTATGTTACTTTGCCGATTATTCCCCCACGGGGCTGGCTGGAGGAACTCCGCAGGAAGTAG